The nucleotide sequence TCCTCCGCCTCACCCCCCTCGAGGCCCGCCTCCTGGCCCAGGGCTACCGCGCCCGGGTGGGGGTGGCCCCCTGGCGGGAGGTGGCCTTCCTGGCCGCTTGGTCGGCGCCCGAGGGGGAAGCGCGGGCGGTGGAGGAAGCGGAGGCCTTCTTGGACCGGCTTCCCCTCCGCTTCCTCCAGGGAGTGGGTCTCACCCCGGAGGGCCTGGAAAAGCTCCGGCTCCTGGGTCTAAAGCGGGTGGGCGAGCTTAGGCGTTGGCGGCCCAGCCAGGTGGCCGCCTACCTGCGGGAGGGGCGCCAGCTTCTCCCCTACCTCTTCGGCCCTTGGCGGAAGGAGGTGGCCCGCTTCCGGGAGGAGGAGCGGGCGGAGGCGGAAGTCCTCCTAGACCCCCCAGCGGAGGCCAGCGAGGGGCTCTTCCGCCACCTGGCCCGCCTGCTGGCGAGAAGGCTTGCGGGACGGGCCGCGCAGCGGGTGGCGGTGGTGGCCCTGGCCGAGGGGCTAGCCCTCCGGGGGGAGCACCTGGCCAAGGAGCCCTTGCGGGAAGAAGAGGGGCTTTACCTGGCCCTGGTGGCCGCCTTCCGGCGGAGCGGGGCCTGGGGGATGCCCCTGGGGGGAGTGCGGGGAGAAGCCCTGGGCCTCCTCCGCCCCGCGCGGCAGGAAGGGCTTTTCCAGCGGGAGGGGGAAGGGCTCAAGGCCCTCCTCGCCCATCACCCCGGTCTCTTCCTGCGGGTGGAGGTGGTGGACCCCGACGCCCTGGCCCCGGAGTGGGGCTTCCGCTACCGCCCTTGGGAGGTGGGAGATGCGGCTTTACCTGGTACCGGTGCAGGTCTTCTGCGAGGAGGGACGGCCCCGGTGGGTGGCCTACAGGGGAAGGAGGAAGGTGGTGCGCCTCCTGGACCGCTGGCGGGCGGGGGGGCGGTGGTGGCGCCTCGAGGCAGGCCGCGACTACTTTCTGCTGGAGGTGCAGGGCGGGCTCCTTCTTGAGGTCTATAGGGAGGGGGAAACGTGGGTCCTGAGCCGGGTGCTGGACTAGCCCTGCTCACCGCCGAGTCCTACTTCGGCAGGGGGGTGTCCTCCCCGGAAAGGCTTTTGGAGCGCGCCCGGGCGCTAGGCCACACCCACCTGGCCCTCACCGACTGGCGCTCCCTCACGGGCGGGGTGCGGTTTTTTCGCAAGGCCCAGGAGCTCGGCATAAAGCCCCTCCTGGGGGCAGGGCTTCCCCTGGCCACCCCTGAGGGCACCTTCCCCGTCCTCCTCCTGGCGGGGAGCCGGGAAGGCTACGCCCGCCTCTCCGCCCACCTCAGCCAGGTCCTAGCCGAAGGGAGCCTGCCGCTGGCGGCTCTCCTAGAAGACAACGCAGACCTGGTCCTCCTCACCGGGGGGCGGGAGGGCTTCCCCAGCCGCCTCCTTTCGGCAAGGCGCCTCGAGGCCCTGGACCGGCTCCTAAAGACCCTCGAGGCCGCCTTCCGGGACCGCCTTTTCCTAGCCCTCTACCACGCCCGCCTGCCGGGGGACGACCGCCGGGTGCGGATCCTCCGCGCCCTGGCCCAAGACCGGGGCCTGCCCTACGTGCCCGCCCTGGAGGTGCGCCAGGCCACGCCGGAGCTCTATCCCCTCCTGGACGCCCTCACCTGCGCCCGGCTGGGCCTTGGCGTGGAGCAACCCCACCCGGAGAGGCCGAGAAACGAGGCCCAGGCCCTCCCCTCCAAGGAGGAGGCCCTGGACCGCATCCCCTTCCCCGAGGCTTGGGCCAACGCCCGGGCCTTGGCGGAAAGCCTGGCCTTCCCCCTCCTGCCGGAGAGGATGCTGGACCCCCCCGTCCCCCTCCCCCCTGGGCGCACCCCACAGGAGGAGCTCACCCGCCTGGCCCAGGAGGCCCTCAGGCGCCGCTACCCACAAAGGCCCGCCTACCAAGCCCGGCTCCAGGAGGAGCTCGCCACCGTGGAGGCGCTGGGCCTTGCGGGGTTCTTCCTTCTCGCCCACCAGGTGGTGGCCTGGGCCCGCAGCCGGGGCATCCTGGCGGTGGCCCGGGGAAGCGCCGTGGGGAGCCTCTTGGCCCACCTCCTGGACCTGACCCCCGTGGACCCGGTGGCGGAGGGCCTCCTCTTCGAGCGCTTCCTCCACGGGGGGATGAAGGCCCTTCCCGACATCGACCTGGACCTCTCCAGCCGCAGGCGCCAAGAGGTGATCCGCCACCTGGAGGAAGCCTACGGGGCCCAGGAGGCCATGGCCGCCGCCTACGTCACCTACCGCCTGCCCCTGGCGGTGCAGGACCTGGGAAGGGCTTTGGGGCTTCCGGCGGAACTCCGCCACCGCCTCACCCGGGCCCTGGGCCGGGACTTCCGCCACCTTCCTCCCCACCGGGCGCAAGAGGCCGAGCCCCTCTTCCGGGAGGTATTGGGGGAGGCCCCGGTCAAAGGGCTCCTCCTCCGGCTCCTCGCCCTCATGGAGAAGGGGCACGTGCGCCACCTCATGCCCCATGTGGGCGGGGTGGTGGTGGCTCCCGGCCCCCTCACCCGCTACGCCCCGGTGGTGCGGAGCGCCGGCGGCATCCAGATGCTCACCTTGGATAAGGACGACCTCGAGGCCCTGGGCCTGGTGAAGCTGGACCTCCTGGGGCTCCGGATGCTCTCCGCCTTGGAAAGGGCCCGGGAAGAGGTCTTCCGCAGCGAGGGGGTCTGGCTGGACCTGGAAGGCCTGCCCCAAGAAGAGGCCGTCTACCGCCCCTTGTGGCGGGGGGAAACCCTGGGGGTCTTCCAGCTGGAAAGCCCGGCCCAGACCGCCATGAGCCGGAGGCTCCGGCCCAAGACCCTGGAAGACCTGGCCCAGCAAATCGCCCTGGTGCGCCCCGGGCCCATCCAGTCGGGCACGGTGCGCCCCTATTTGGAAAGGCGGCTTGGGCGGGAGAGGAGCAGGCCCCTGCACCCGGTGTTGCAGGGTCTTCTTTCCAAGACCCACGGGGTCTTGCTCTTTCAAGAGCAACTCCTCTCCCTCCTCCACCACGGGGCGGGGATGGGCTGGGCCGAAGCGGAAGCCTTCCGCAAGGCCCTAAGCAAGGCCCAGGACGAAGAAGACCTCAAGCCCCTTCGGGAGCGCTTTCTGGAGGGGCTCCGGGCCACCTTGGGCCTCGAGGGGGAGGAGGCCATGGAGGTGTGGCGCTTGGTGGAGGGCTTCCGCGGCTACGGCTTCACGGAGAGCCACGCCCAGGCCTTCGCCCGCCACGCCTACGCCTCCTTGTGGCTCAAGGCCCACCACCCGGCAGCCTTCCTGGCAGGCCTCCTTTCCGAAGCCCCTGGCATGTGGCCTCCCGCCACCCTCCGCCAGGAGGCCCGAAGGCTTGGGGTGCCCCTGTTGCCCCTTTCCGTGAACCGCTCGGGCCTCCACTACCGGGTGGAGGTGGCACGAGGGGTGAAGGCCCTCCGCCTCCCCCTCACCGCCGCCAAAGGGGTTTCTGAGGACTTCGCCCGCGCCATCCTGCGACAGCGCCTGCGGGGGCCCTTCCGGTCCCTGGAGGACTTCCGCGCCCGCCTGGAACCCCCGGAGGACGTTCTTCTGGCCCTGGTCAAGGCGGGAGCCTTCGACGAGCTTCACGGCAGGCGGGAGGCCCTGTTCCGGGCAGGGCTAACCCCAGAAGGCCCCCTCCTCTCGGAGGCCATCCCCCCTCCGCCCCTGCCGCCTTTGCACCCTGGGGAACGCCTCCGCCTAGACCTCGAGGCCAAGGGCCTCTCCGAGCTTCCCCTCCACCCCCTGGACCTGCTCCGGGGGCGCCTCGAGGAACTGGGAGCCACCCCCATCCCCCTCCTGCGCCCCGGGCCCGCCCTCACCGCCGGGTTGGTGGTGGCCCGGCAGAAGCCCCCCACCGCCAAAGGCCACGCCTTCTACGTCCTGGAGGATGGCCCTCACCGCTTGCAGGCCGTGATCCCCCCTGAGGTCTGGGCGAGGCGCTACCGGGTCTTTCGCGACGCCCGTATTCTCCTGGTGCAGGGGGTCTACACAGGGGCTTCCTTGCGCGTGGAGGAAGCTTGGCCCTTGAAGGACGTGTAGCGCCTCCTTGAGGACCCAAAACCCCGCCGCCGCCTCCATCCACCGACGAATGCTTGCCTGCGCTTCTCAAGCGACACAGGCGGAGGGGTGAAGGGGATTTATCCTGCAGGGGTGACTGCAGGCGCCATTCCGCCTTGCGCCTTCTAGCTTGGCTTCTTCAGGAGGTACTCGTGGGAACCGAGGAAGTGATGCGCACCGTGCACCATCTTGGCGGCAACCGGCTGAAGTCCATGGTGGAAAAGAAGATACTCAAAATCCGCGTTTCCGAAAGCGAAAAGGCCGACTTTCTGGCCCTATTGGAGGTGGAGGTGTTCAAGGCGCCCAAAGACCCCTCCTTCCTCACCGACTGGAACAGCGCCCATGGCACGGAACTGAGCGTGCGGGAGGGGAAGCTGGTCCTCAAGCGCCACCTTCTTTTTAAAAAGCATCTCCAGGCTGAAGTGGCCGATTTTTTGGAGGACCTCTACTACATTCTCCGCTACATTGTCTTGGAGGCACGAACGAATGGCGTGAAAGGGGACTAGGGTATCTAAAGAAGACCAGCGACTCCGCGCTCCTTCCGGCCCAAAAGCCAGATCGGGAAGCGACTTGCGAGCTGAACCCGGGCAGGAACTTGGTCTTTGGGTAGGAGCCCCAACTCCTAGAGGATTGGACACGGGCAGAAGTTGGTTTTGTGGGTAACCCGTTTAGCCCTGCTCCAGGCGGAGTGGCCTTGGAAAGGCCTGGAGCAGGAAAGCTTCCCTCATCGGGATACGGCCCGTGCGGACGGATGCCCCGATTTCATCCTCGGGGAATAGGTCAAGGTGCATCTCCGGGGCGGCGGTGCGCTTCGGAGGTGCAAGGTGCACCTTCGGCTTCCTGAAGGCGTAAGATGGGCTTATGAGTGCCCTAACGGTACAGGTAGTGCGGGACGAAGAGGGTAGGGAGCTCGGGGTCATGCTCTTTGTCCCCAAGGGGCAATGGCCCCGCCTCCAGGCCCTCTTGGAGGACCTGGAAGACCTCGAGGACGCCCTGGCCGCCCTGGAGGAGCCCACCACGCCCTACGAGGAAGTGCGGGCCCGCCTGAAGGCTGAGGGGCGGCTTTGAGGTACACCCTCCTCCTTACCCGTTCTGCCCAGAAGGACTTGGAGGCCCTTCCCCCCGAGGTGCTGAGGCGGGTGGACCAGGCCTTGGAGGAGCTTGCGGACAACCCCTTTCCCCCGGGCAAGGTCAAGAAGCTCAAAGGAAGCGGGCATCCTCCCGTGTACCGCCTCCGTGTGGGGGACTACCGGGTTCTCTTCACCGTGGACCCTGAGGCCAAGACCCTTACCGTGGCCCGGGTCAAGCACCGGAGAGAGGCCTACCGATAGGCCGCCTTGACCCTGGGTAGAAGTAAGGACTTCACTTTGCACTGCCACCCTTGGCCGGATACCGGCTCCCACACGAACCTTGCCTTGCCCCCCAATTGCTTGCGCATCTTGCTACCCCCAGGCTACAGCCTTTGGTCTTTCTCTCGGAAAGGTCCAAATTCGGGGCAGCCCTGCAAGCTCCCTGTGGTAGTATCCCTTACACACCATGGCAGACAAAAAAACTCTTCAAACCAAGGCCGTCGTCGTTAAGCTGGAGGATGCCGCTTCTCTTGAGCTTCTTACGGAAAGTTGGGCCTACGTGCGCCGGGTTCGGCCCGCCCCAGGGCCGGACGGGGAAACGGTAGAGTCCTTTGAGCGCGCGCTTTCTTTCAACCTGCAAAGCCTTCGCGAGGAAATGCTATTTGGAAGCTATCTGCCCCGTCCTGCCCGTAGGTTTTGGGTGCCGAAGCCGGGCGGCGGCGAGCGGGGCGTGGTGTCCCAAACTGTACGTGACCGCGTAGCCCAGGGCGCCATCCGCAGAGCCTTAAACCGCAAGTTGGATGCGTTCCTTAGCCCAGCGAGTTTCGCCTACCGGAAAGGGCGTGGCGCCATACACGCTGCCCACAGGGTCAGGGACCTCTACAAGAGCGGCAAGCGGTGGGTGTTCCGAGGAGATATTGAAGACTATTTCGATCGGGTAACCCACGAGGCCGTGATCCGAAGCCTTGCCCCTTATGTGGAGCCGAACCTTCTCCGGCTCATCTTCGCCTCCTTGCGGATGCCGGTTCTGGAAGGTGGGGTTGTTTCCGTCCTCGAGGTGGGGCTCCCCCAGGGGGGCCTTCTGTCCAACTTCTTGTCTAACTTCTACCTGAACCCCTTCGATTGGGCCATGGGCAAGGGATTGGTCAGGTTTGCAGACGACTTCGCTGTCATGGCAGTTACCCCTCGGGAGGCCGGGGAAAAGGCGGGGGAGGCCTATGAAGTCCTGGGGAAGCTGGGCTTGCAGCTGCACCCGGACAAGACCAGGATCCTTTCCTTCGAGCAAGGCTTTGATTTTCTGGGCTTCCGCTTTCACAACGCATCCATAAGGGTTGCGCCAGACCGCAAGGCGGAGTTTAAAGCACACCTGGAAAGCCTACTGCTCGGAGAAGTCCCGGTAAGCTCCGCTTTGCGCCAAGCCAACGACCTCATCCGCGGGTGGAGAAACTACTTCAGCTTGGGCGATGTGGCGCGGGATTTTGCTGAACTAGATGACTGGATGGAAGCGCGCTTTGGAAAGCTGGCCAAGAAGCTGGAGCGGTTGGTGCCACCGACAAAAGCGCGCAGAAGACCCCCGTCGCTGGGTGAGTATCAAGGTCCGGCACCCAAACGAACGGCGGTGAGGGGAAGCGAAACCCTTCGGTTAGACCCCAACCGGACACCCTTGGCGGTGAAGCGGGGGGGAGAGTGGAAGCTTACACGCGAACTCCCCGATGTGGATGTGCCGGTAGCCCTCGAGGCCCAATTGCGGGCAACTCGAAGGTACCACCAGGGCTTGGTTCTTTCCACATCCGGCGAGGTGGAGGCGCTTGTGTCCTTGACCAAATTGGGCGCCGCCAGCAGGGAAGAAGCGGAAAATCTCTATCACGGGGCCTTAATGCGAAAAGCAGCGCCCGTGGACCCGAGAGGTGCCCTTGGCGCCTTACGGCGCGCCC is from Thermus tengchongensis and encodes:
- a CDS encoding Y-family DNA polymerase is translated as MVAAALFLPWPVWLWRRENPALEGLPVAVHRGGKVAALSPLARKLGLREGMALEAARARVESLQLLPYPPRAEEAWKDLLAELHRLTPWVEALGPGVALLRLTPLEARLLAQGYRARVGVAPWREVAFLAAWSAPEGEARAVEEAEAFLDRLPLRFLQGVGLTPEGLEKLRLLGLKRVGELRRWRPSQVAAYLREGRQLLPYLFGPWRKEVARFREEERAEAEVLLDPPAEASEGLFRHLARLLARRLAGRAAQRVAVVALAEGLALRGEHLAKEPLREEEGLYLALVAAFRRSGAWGMPLGGVRGEALGLLRPARQEGLFQREGEGLKALLAHHPGLFLRVEVVDPDALAPEWGFRYRPWEVGDAALPGTGAGLLRGGTAPVGGLQGKEEGGAPPGPLAGGGAVVAPRGRPRLLSAGGAGRAPS
- the dnaE gene encoding DNA polymerase III subunit alpha codes for the protein MGPEPGAGLALLTAESYFGRGVSSPERLLERARALGHTHLALTDWRSLTGGVRFFRKAQELGIKPLLGAGLPLATPEGTFPVLLLAGSREGYARLSAHLSQVLAEGSLPLAALLEDNADLVLLTGGREGFPSRLLSARRLEALDRLLKTLEAAFRDRLFLALYHARLPGDDRRVRILRALAQDRGLPYVPALEVRQATPELYPLLDALTCARLGLGVEQPHPERPRNEAQALPSKEEALDRIPFPEAWANARALAESLAFPLLPERMLDPPVPLPPGRTPQEELTRLAQEALRRRYPQRPAYQARLQEELATVEALGLAGFFLLAHQVVAWARSRGILAVARGSAVGSLLAHLLDLTPVDPVAEGLLFERFLHGGMKALPDIDLDLSSRRRQEVIRHLEEAYGAQEAMAAAYVTYRLPLAVQDLGRALGLPAELRHRLTRALGRDFRHLPPHRAQEAEPLFREVLGEAPVKGLLLRLLALMEKGHVRHLMPHVGGVVVAPGPLTRYAPVVRSAGGIQMLTLDKDDLEALGLVKLDLLGLRMLSALERAREEVFRSEGVWLDLEGLPQEEAVYRPLWRGETLGVFQLESPAQTAMSRRLRPKTLEDLAQQIALVRPGPIQSGTVRPYLERRLGRERSRPLHPVLQGLLSKTHGVLLFQEQLLSLLHHGAGMGWAEAEAFRKALSKAQDEEDLKPLRERFLEGLRATLGLEGEEAMEVWRLVEGFRGYGFTESHAQAFARHAYASLWLKAHHPAAFLAGLLSEAPGMWPPATLRQEARRLGVPLLPLSVNRSGLHYRVEVARGVKALRLPLTAAKGVSEDFARAILRQRLRGPFRSLEDFRARLEPPEDVLLALVKAGAFDELHGRREALFRAGLTPEGPLLSEAIPPPPLPPLHPGERLRLDLEAKGLSELPLHPLDLLRGRLEELGATPIPLLRPGPALTAGLVVARQKPPTAKGHAFYVLEDGPHRLQAVIPPEVWARRYRVFRDARILLVQGVYTGASLRVEEAWPLKDV
- a CDS encoding type II toxin-antitoxin system RelE family toxin, with translation MRYTLLLTRSAQKDLEALPPEVLRRVDQALEELADNPFPPGKVKKLKGSGHPPVYRLRVGDYRVLFTVDPEAKTLTVARVKHRREAYR
- a CDS encoding reverse transcriptase domain-containing protein, with the protein product MADKKTLQTKAVVVKLEDAASLELLTESWAYVRRVRPAPGPDGETVESFERALSFNLQSLREEMLFGSYLPRPARRFWVPKPGGGERGVVSQTVRDRVAQGAIRRALNRKLDAFLSPASFAYRKGRGAIHAAHRVRDLYKSGKRWVFRGDIEDYFDRVTHEAVIRSLAPYVEPNLLRLIFASLRMPVLEGGVVSVLEVGLPQGGLLSNFLSNFYLNPFDWAMGKGLVRFADDFAVMAVTPREAGEKAGEAYEVLGKLGLQLHPDKTRILSFEQGFDFLGFRFHNASIRVAPDRKAEFKAHLESLLLGEVPVSSALRQANDLIRGWRNYFSLGDVARDFAELDDWMEARFGKLAKKLERLVPPTKARRRPPSLGEYQGPAPKRTAVRGSETLRLDPNRTPLAVKRGGEWKLTRELPDVDVPVALEAQLRATRRYHQGLVLSTSGEVEALVSLTKLGAASREEAENLYHGALMRKAAPVDPRGALGALRRALRVEVWAYLLSRGLDIGSPSGVPRLAILLADAYAPAIVDVYALELVQGGLGNQAFGKFLERLSHPARLGEKTLLVQEFLEEEASRVLKPGYTPSFWREL